In Chelmon rostratus isolate fCheRos1 chromosome 4, fCheRos1.pri, whole genome shotgun sequence, a genomic segment contains:
- the atp5f1d gene encoding ATP synthase subunit delta, mitochondrial, translated as MMAARFLRRALPVLRQARSYAEAASSGPQMSFTFASPTQVFFKEVSVKQVDVPTLTGAFGILPAHVPTLQVLRPGVVTVFSDDGSSTKYFVSSGSVTVNADSSVQLLAEEAVPLDQLDIAAAKANLEKAQSELASASDEAARAVVQISIEANEAIVKALE; from the exons ATGATGGCAGCCAGATTTCTCCGCCGTGCTCTCCCTGTGCTGAGGCAAGCTCGATCCTACGCCGAGGCCGCCAGCTCTGGCCCGCAGATGTCCTTCACTTTCGCCTCCCCGACACag GTGTTTTTCAAGGAGGTCAGTGTGAAACAGGTTGATGTGCCCACGCTTACCGGTGCATTTGGTATCCTCCCTGCCCACGTACCCACCCTGCAGGTGCTCAGGCCCGGTGTTGTCACAGTCTTCAGTGACGATGGCTCCTCTACTAAATACTTCG TGAGCAGTGGGTCAGTAACAGTCAACGCTGATTCTTCAGTTCAACTGTTGGCTGAGGAGGCCGTTCCTCTGGACCAGCTGGACATTGCT GCTGCCAAGGCCAACCTGGAGAAGGCCCAGTCTGAATTGGCCAGCGCATCTGACGAGGCAGCGAGGGCAGTGGTTCAGATCAGCATAGAGGCCAACGAGGCCATCGTCAAGGCTCTGGAGTAG
- the cbarpb gene encoding voltage-dependent calcium channel beta subunit-associated regulatory protein yields the protein MSNESTVWNILPENSTEIPFEAEEQQDGYVLLLVILSILLVGTLIFISVFLIACRRGGKFCARASDDPKKTNTTYMEESQPTHEITIRVDESECLSMASSHDQETERFLSTGTTGRRVSFNEAALFDHGKKAQEKGRRYTLTEGDFHHLKNARLTHLHIPPPALKIVTIHECDSAENSITMTTRPVAKSALSIFQPMLCPLPQTALTSLSVNPSCALPGDALNSVVDTSFSENMIALSTKEPSSIEMMAAGPRGRGSSVSVGEGAAVGSGAPAAGGGAGSQGPVLHFFTKLRRHASLEGASPYFKIKKWKLDSSQRASSLDTRGSPKRRQFQRQRAASESMDQDDNDAHHIDLIQYIARTQDVTYRPSQPTTRLLSPPSTPPPSLGRVEVEVMVEPSCSHGGPGVIGLSPDPQDEALSLARREGADPLDPLDPQDPQSLYKDIWSLRATLEQYAASDQSSNNDRNSVCSDADSVCSLGGRTETERGGLPSYPSQDLGDEAEGGDDDKDILMYMDEKLGLKDGKKRKQESTESERGGSDGETGTRKLLQMDSGYASIEAPCRGPEDLRLFGSISSSPKDRTAHEKRHHFTNAGRSGTIGESFESHLFEEEPEDDLLLGASGGVSIETGAGSLSWFPYGQMLTPREAAQPSPQLPTLHRRDYSIDEKTDALFHEFLRHDPQFDQQESPLRKHRSRIHLRKQWQRHKQWSDPGVRHFQSSFDRQRTPLRRGESVNYPLDTSYHSTLPRIVSAPDEETSDGTGSTPDTPKIEPTTTENVSKDMEQGVTVRDTEDHTPSSPTPLHPSVSEKDGGLTEHHDPQEDSKQPGLPPEPPDERSPPQLPDSSGYGPQTITAELTDKLTANLDERLYMGLRRTKDTATECVAVTATHASPDHSPV from the exons ATGAGCAATGAGTCTACCGTCTGGAACATCCTACCAGAAAACTCCACA gaGATCCCAtttgaggcagaggagcagcaggatggCTATGTGCTCCTCCTGGTGATCCTCTCCATCTTACTGGTAGGAACGCTGATCTTCATCTCCGTCTTCCTCATCGCCTGCCGTCGAGGAGGGAAATTCTGTGCCAG GGCCAGCGATGACCCCAAGAAAACCAACACCACCTACATGGAGGAGTCTCAGCCCACCCATG AAATCACCATCAGGGTGGATGAGTCGGAGTGCCTGTCAATGGCCAGCTCTCACGACCAAGAGACGGAGCGCTTCCTCTCCACGGGCACCACGGGCCGGCGCGTCTCTTTCAATGAGGCTGCGCTGTTCGATCACGGCAAGAAGGCCCAGGAGAAGGGCCGCAG GTACACTCTGACCGAGGGCGACTTTCACCACCTGAAGAACGCCCGGCTCACACACCTCCACATCCCTCCCCCGGCCCTCAAGATAGTCACCATCCACGAGTGCGACTCGGCTGAGAACAGCATCACCATGACGACGCGCCCCGTCGCTAAGTCAGCACTTTCCATCTTCCAG CCGATGTTGTGCCCCCTACCACAAACAGCGTTGACCAGCCTGAGTGTCAATCCAAGCTGTGCCCTCCCTGGAGACGCTCTCAACTCTGTGGTGGACACCAGCTTCAGTGAGAACATGATTGCTCTCAGCACCAAGGAGCCGAGCTCT ATCGAGATGATGGCAGCGGGGCCCCGGGGCAGAGGCAGCAGCGTCAGCGTCGGAGAAGGGGCAGCGGTGGGGAGCGGTGCCCCCGCTGCTGGCGGTGGTGCAGGAAGCCAGGGGCCCGTGCTGCATTTCTTCACTAAACTGCGGCGTCATGCTAGTCTGGAGGGGGCCAGTCCCTACTTCAAGATCAAGAAATGGAAGCTGGACAGCAGCCAGAGAGCCTCGAGTCTGGACACCAGAG GCTCGCCAAAGAGGAGGCAGTTCCAGCGCCAGCGAGCCGCCAGCGAGAGCATGGACCAGGACGACAACGACGCGCACCACATAGACCTCATCCAGTACATTGCCCGCACCCAGGACGTTACCTACCGTCCCAGCCAGCCCACCACAcgcctcctctcacctccttccACACCACCCCCCTCCCTCGGCAG GGTAGAGGTAGAGGTGATGGTGGAGCCCAGCTGCAGCCACGGAGGACCAGGGGTGATTGGCCTATCCCCTGATCCCCAAGACGAAGCACTGTCCCTGGCAAGAAGGGAAGGTGCAGACCCTTTGGACCCCCTAGATCCCCAGGACCCTCAGTCCCTTTACAAAGACATCTGGTCCCTTCGTGCGACACTGGAACAGTATGCAGCCTCTGACCAGAGCAGCAACAATGACAGGAACTCCGTCTGCAGCgatgctgacagtgtgtgttcgCTGGGCGGGcgcacagaaacagaaagaggagggcTGCCCAGCTACCCATCCCAGGATTTAGGGGATGAGGCAGAGGGTGGAGATGATGACAAGGACATTTTGATGTATATGGATGAGAAGTTGGGGCTGAAGgatggaaaaaagaggaaacaggaaagcaCAGAATCAGAGCGAGGGGGCAGCGATGGAGAAACAGGGACTCGTAAATTGCTGCAGATGGACAGCGGCTATGCATCCATAGAGGCTCCATGTCGTGGTCCAGAAGACCTGCGACTGTTTGGAAGCATCAGTAGCAGCCCTAAGGACAGAACGGCCCACGAGAAAAGGCACCACTTTACCAACGCAGGACGATCTGGCACTATCGGTGAGAGTTTTGAGTCTCATCTCTTTGAGGAGGAGCCGGAGGATGACTTGTTGTTGGGTGCCAGCGGAGGAGTTTCCATAGAAACAGGTGCTGGTTCACTGAGCTGGTTCCCGTATGGTCAGATGCTCACACCTCGAGAGGCTGCACAGCCTTCGCCTCAGCTGCCGACACTGCACCGGCGGGACTACAGCATAGATGAGAAGACGGACGCCCTCTTCCATGAGTTTCTCCGCCACGACCCTCAGTTTGACCAGCAGGAGTCACCGTTAAGGAAGCACCGGTCCCGAATCCACCTCCGCAAGCAGTGGCAGCGCCACAAGCAGTGGAGCGACCCTGGCGTCAGACACTTCCAGTCCTCTTTTGACAGACAGCGGACCCCTCTACGTAGGGGTGAGAGTGTGAACTACCCACTGGACACAAGTTACCACAGCACGCTCCCCCGCATTGTCAGTGCTCCTGATGAGGAGACCAGCGACGGGACCGGCAGCACTCCCGACACCCCAAAGATAGAGCCTACGACCACTGAGAATGTGAGCAAGGACATGGAACAGGGTGTCACTGTCAGAGACACTGAGGACCACACCCCCTCTTCCCCAACACCTCTTCATCCCTCCGTCtcagagaaagatggagggttGACCGAGCACCACGACCCTCAGGAGGACAGCAAACAACCTGGACTCCCACCCGAGCCCCCGGACGAGCGCTCGCCCCCTCAGCTGCCCGACTCCTCAGGCTACGGCCCGCAGACCATCACTGCAGAGCTCACAGACAAACTGACTGCTAACCTGGATGAAAGGCTGTACATGGGCCTTCGCAGAACCAAGGACACGGCCACCGAGTGTGTGGCGGTGACGGCCACACATGCCTCTCCAGACCACAGCCCAGTGTAG